One genomic window of Lepeophtheirus salmonis chromosome 5, UVic_Lsal_1.4, whole genome shotgun sequence includes the following:
- the LOC121117375 gene encoding UDP-N-acetylhexosamine pyrophosphorylase: MDTSELRNTLKKYGQEHLLHHWDSINDKERSQLIQSLSGMNWESITKSFERSISSMDEGGKMDDRMTPLSPDQCASLKDTSDILKEEYKCTAYKAMKEGQLAILLVAGGQGTRLGVSYPKGMYSVGLESNKSLFQLQAERILKLEQLSEGKIPLYVMGSHNNLETTRNFFTEHSFFGLNPDRVVFFSQGTYPCFSLDGKVLLSSKFEVARASNGNGGLYEALRDCKIIEDMESRKVKYIQLYCVDNILVRVGDPFFTGYCIKEGAECANKVVAKSYPSETVGITCKVDGAYQVVEYSEITDKAAEQRNPDGSLTYGLANLCIHFFSLAFLSKVSNELDGELEFHVAKKKIPFVNEEGVLIKPEKPNGVKLEKFVFDVFRFAKDFVIWECIREDEFAPLKNAPGASSFSPEHCKMALYALNQKMILEAGGVLVDLEDNPVPKMQSPAAPLNCNGSSDTKNDTCVQIEISPLVSYSGEGLEELVKGRRITVPVYINDKDF; encoded by the coding sequence ATGGATACAAGTGAACTTCGCAACACGTTAAAAAAGTACGGTCAAGAACATTTGCTTCATCACTGGGACTCTATAAACGATAAAGAGAGAAGTCAATTGATACAAAGTTTGTCTGGAATGAACTGGGAGAGTATCACCAAATCATTTGAGCGCTCGATTAGTTCCATGGATGAAGGTGGAAAGATGGATGATAGAATGACTCCATTGTCTCCAGATCAATGTGCATCATTGAAGGACACTTCTGATATTTTGAAGGAGGAGTACAAGTGTACTGCTTACAAAGCCATGAAGGAAGGTCAATTGGCAATTCTACTTGTTGCTGGTGGACAAGGAACTCGCTTGGGCGTTTCATATCCTAAAGGAATGTATTCTGTCGGTCTGGAGTCGAATAAAAGTCTGTTCCAACTTCAAGCTGAAAGAATACTTAAATTGGAACAATTATCAGAAGGTAAAATCCCTTTGTACGTCATGGGCTCGCATAATAATCTGGAAACGACGAGGAACTTTTTTACTGAACATTCTTTCTTTGGTTTGAATCCTGATCGGGTCGTCTTTTTTAGTCAAGGAACATATCCCTGTTTCTCTCTTGATGGAAAAGTCTTGTTATCGAGCAAATTTGAAGTGGCTCGTGCTTCAAATGGTAATGGAGGATTATACGAGGCGCTTCGTGACTGCAAAATAATCGAAGACATGGAGTCAAGAAAAGtgaaatacattcaattatattgtgTTGACAATATTCTCGTCCGTGTTGGAGATCCTTTCTTCACTGGATACTGCATTAAAGAGGGGGCAGAGTGTGCTAACAAGGTGGTTGCCAAAAGCTACCCTTCGGAAACTGTTGGAATCACATGCAAAGTGGACGGTGCTTATCAAGTCGTAGAATATTCCGAGATTACAGATAAGGCAGCTGAGCAACGCAATCCCGATGGATCCCTCACGTACGGATTAGCCAACCTATGTATCCACTTTTTCTCTCTCGCCTTCCTGTCGAAGGTGAGCAACGAACTGGACGGAGAATTGGAATTTCATGTAGCCAAGAAAAAGATTCCTTTTGTAAATGAAGAAGGTGTACTGATTAAACCTGAAAAGCCAAATGGAGTCAAGttagaaaaatttgtttttgatgttTTCAGGTTTGCTAAGGACTTTGTGATATGGGAGTGTATAAGAGAAGATGAATTTGCTCCTCTCAAAAACGCTCCTGGAGCATCTTCTTTCTCTCCGGAACATTGTAAGATGGCTTTGTATGCTTTGAATCAAAAGATGATTTTGGAGGCAGGAGGAGTACTCGTAGATTTAGAAGACAATCCAGTTCCTAAAATGCAATCTCCTGCTGCTCCTTTAAATTGTAATGGCAGCTCTGATACCAAAAATGATACTTGTgttcaaattgaaatttctccCTTGGTGTCATACTCGGGTGAGGGACTTGAGGAACTCGTGAAAGGACGTAGAATAACTGTTCCCGTGTATATTAACGATAAAgacttttaa